In Hyperolius riggenbachi isolate aHypRig1 chromosome 10, aHypRig1.pri, whole genome shotgun sequence, a genomic segment contains:
- the LOC137537133 gene encoding zinc finger protein 605-like — protein LVRHERSHTGEKPFSCAECGKCFGQKSYLFIHERSQTGQKLYSCAECGRCFVQKTHLVTHERSHTGEKPFSCAECGKCFVQKEDLVIHERFHTSEKPYSCTECGKCFAQVSHLVKHERSRTGDKPYSCPECGKRFAGKSQLVRHERSHTGEKPYSCAECGKCLAGKSQLVRHERSHTESLVIHERSHTGDKPYSCAECGKCFRRNESLVSHERSCPHTEVRSELKQQETCVRSDQQSMEESDIMRTIKEEEETYVRSDQQSMEGGIMRVTIKEEEEETYVRSDQQSMEEGDLMRTIKEEEEETYVRSDQQSLEKGYMMGTIKEEEEETYLRSDQWSFEEGYMIGTIKEEEEETYVRSDQQSMEKGYMMGTIKEEEEETYLRSDQWSFEEGYMIGTIKEEEEETYVRSDQQSMEGGIMRVTIKEEEEETCVRSDQQSMEGDDMGTYKEEAEETYVRSDQQSMEESIMKVTIKEEEEETCVRSDQQSAEEGVMMVTKKEKKTLSGGRTVRSPGIRNLSETRLSVSIDCTTDDVTGQESPADILVTQNTPPDSPHLSNPEGPPTQHSSPSAGGSYSCSMCGKCFVKKAALVRHKRYHTGEKPYSCAECGKCFIQKSDLVRHERSHTGEKPFSCAECGKCFGGKSDLVKHEISHSGEKPYLCAECRKCFASKSQLVRHERSHTGEKPHSCTECGKCFVTKSQLVRHERTHTGEKPYSCAECGKCFFRKSHLLVSHERSHTGEKPYSCAECGKCYFTKSHLVSHERSHTGEKPYSCAECGKCFVTKSHLVRHERSHTGEKPYSCAECGKCFVQKSDLVRHERSHTGENPYSCDEYGKYFFRKSLLVRHLC, from the exons cttgtccgacatgagagatctcacactggtgagaagcccttttcgtgtgctgagtgtgggaaatgttttggtcaaAAATCATATCTATttattcatgagagatctcaaaCTGGTCAGAagctctattcatgtgctgagtgtgggagatgttttgtacagaaaacacatcttgtcacacatgagagatctcacactggagagaagcctttttcatgcgctgagtgtggaaaatgttttgttcaAAAAGAagaccttgtcatacatgagagatttcacaccagtgagaagccttattcatgtactgagtgtgggaaatgttttgcacaggtaTCACATCTTGTGAAACATGAGAGGTCTCGCACTGGAGACAAGCCGtattcatgtcctgagtgtgggaaacgttttgcagggaaatcacagcttgtcagacatgagagatctcacactggtgagaaaccctattcttgtgctgagtgtgggaaatgtttggcagggaaatcacagcttgtcagacatgagaggtctcacactg AAAGCCTTGtcattcatgagagatctcacactggtgacaagccctattcatgtgctgagtgtgggaaatgttttaggcgtaatgaaagcctagtcagtcatgagagatcttgtCCTCACACTG AAGTAAGATCTGAGCTCAAACAACAAGAGAcctgtgtgaggagtgatcagcagtctatggaggagagtgacataatgaggacaattaaagaggaagaagagacgtatgtgaggagtgatcagcagtctatggaggggggTATTATGAGggtgacaattaaagaggaagaagaagagacatatgtgaggagtgatcagcagtctatggaggagggtgacttgatgaggacaattaaagaggaagaagaagagacgtatgtgaggagtgatcagcagtctttgGAGAAGGgctacatgatggggacaattaaagaggaagaagaagagacatatttgAGGAGTGATCAATGGTCTTTTGAGGAGGGTTACATGattgggacaattaaagaggaagaagaagagacgtatgtgaggagtgatcagcagtctatggagaagggctacatgatggggacaattaaagaggaagaagaagagacatatttgAGGAGTGATCAATGGTCTTTTGAGGAGGGTTACATGattgggacaattaaagaggaagaagaagagacgtatgtgaggagtgatcagcagtctatggaggggggTATTATGAGggtgacaattaaagaggaagaagaagagacctgtgtgaggagtgatcagcagtctatggagggcgATGACATGGGTACATATAAAGAGGAAgctgaagagacatatgtgaggagtgatcagcagtctatggaggagagtaTTATGAAggtgacaattaaagaggaagaagaagagacctgtgtgaggagtgatcagcagtctgcagaGGAGGGTGTGATGATGGTgacaaagaaagagaaaaaaacactttcagggggcagaacag tgcggagtcccggcatcaggaacctctcagagactcgtctttcTGTATCcatagactgtacaacggatgatgtcactggacaagagtctcctgcagatatccttgtTACCCAAAATactcccccagactcccctcacctgtctaaccctgaaggGCCtcctacccagcacagctctccctctgctggagggtcttattcctgttccatgtgtgggaaatgttttgttaagAAAGCAGCTCTTGTCAGACATaagagatatcacactggtgagaagccctattcatgtgctgagtgtgggaaatgttttatacagaaatcagaccttgtcagacatgagagatctcacactggtgagaagcccttttcctgtgccgagtgtgggaaatgttttggtgggaaatcagaccttgtcaaacatgagatatCTCATtcaggtgagaagccatatttatgcgctgagtgtaggaaatgttttgctagtaaatcacagcttgtcagacatgagagatctcatactggtgagaagccccattcatgtactgagtgtgggaaatgttttgttacaaaatcacagcttgtcagacatgaaagaactcatactggtgagaagccctattcatgtgctgagtgtgggaaatgtttttttaggaaatcacacctt cttgtcagtcatgagagatctcacactggtgagaagccctattcttgtgctgagtgtgggaaatgttattttacaaaatcacaccttgtcagtcatgagagatctcacactggtgagaagccctattcttgtgctgagtgtgggaaatgttttgttacaaaatcacaccttgtcagacatgagagatctcacactggtgagaagccctattcttgtgctgagtgtgggaaatgttttgttcaaaaatcagatcttgtcagacatgagagatctcacactggtgagaacccCTATTCATGTGATGAGTATGGGAAATATTTTTTCCGTAAATCACTGCTTGTCAGACATTTGTGTTGA